The DNA region CCGACGTATGTCTTTTTTTCATTATGCTGTCAAGAATATGGTTAACTAGGCGATTCTGCATCTGATCGAAAGGTCCTAGACTAACACAAACCATTTTGCAGCATCACCCAGTTACAGGGCTCCCCAGTTTTTTTATACATCCTTGTCTTCTTGGTGAAGCAATGTCAACATTTGACTGCTCCAAGGAGGACTATCTCATGGTATGGTTGGGCCTTGTGGGGGGTTGTGTCGGCCTTTGGGTTCCGTCAGAGATGGCAATCGAATCGCAGTAGGCTGAGCCCAAGGAGCTGTGCCCCAACATATCCTCGCTGTATTATGCCAACCTGGCGGGTATCATTCATCGTCGCTATCATCCTCCAGTTCCATCTCTGCATCCGAGTcgctctcttcttctttcttctcctcttcccttgGCCGTTTTGTCCCGCGCGTTTCAGCAGCGGCGTCAGGCATGGCATGATCAGACGCGGATGGCTTGGGGGGAAGACCGCGGGAGGTCACATTTGCAGACGCCCCTGGTAGAGGAGCGTTGAAGATGCTCTGCTGGAGGTCGGTAACCTCGACCTGGGCTGCCGTCGAAGCTGCAGGTGGTTTGAAAGTACCGTCGAGcttggcgatgatgttggacttggacttTGCATAGGAGATTTTCTGTTTCGAGTTAGTATATACCCAAAAATGAAAGACAAGAACTACCTACCAGCTCCCGTCCAAAAAACTCGAACCCATTCAACGACCGCATGGCCTGCGTGGCCGTCTGAATATCTTTGTACACGATGTGAGCCTGGCCGCGCATCTTCATTGT from Podospora pseudoanserina strain CBS 124.78 chromosome 1, whole genome shotgun sequence includes:
- a CDS encoding hypothetical protein (EggNog:ENOG503P2RV; COG:A), giving the protein MATRALPPGLPAKVASVPPNQTLYVTNLPSNKIQKEDLRTALYMLFSTYGAVLDVVALKTMKMRGQAHIVYKDIQTATQAMRSLNGFEFFGRELKISYAKSKSNIIAKLDGTFKPPAASTAAQVEVTDLQQSIFNAPLPGASANVTSRGLPPKPSASDHAMPDAAAETRGTKRPREEEKKEEESDSDAEMELEDDSDDE